Within Spinacia oleracea cultivar Varoflay chromosome 4, BTI_SOV_V1, whole genome shotgun sequence, the genomic segment CCGACACGAGCACGAAGTTGTGGGCCGGGCGTGGGCcacattttttggaaaaaagcaCAACAAGACACGGCACGACTCAACCTGACACGACAaaacacgctaaatttagtaaaattaggctaGGCACGACAGCCCGTGGGCCTGGGccttgttttgaacttttcagtATGGCTCGGCCCGACACGATGAAGAGTGGGCCCAGCCCGTTTAGGCCCATGTCCATCTTTAGCCACATACCTAAAACATAACTATATATACCTCCAACCACTCTCCGACATTTTCTATGGATGACATCAAAAAAACCATACATAGTAAACCCCCGTCTTCTTTGTGCTTCTGCTTTGCCTCTCCATCATACATATGAATTTCATACTGCCTTATGTTCCAGCTAGGGATTTCCAATCCGATTAATTCACTGATTTCGTGTAACACAACATTCTGCAAATATGGTAGTTTTAGTTTTCGCATTAAACAAGGGCTCGTATAAAACAAGTATTTTTGTcagaaatgaccttttaaaatccaaaaaatgtGATAAAGGACCTCATAAAAAATTGTTGTGAGATGGGAcctaaaattgattttttttgttgtgaGACGAGACCTTTTCCCATTTTTCGACAGTTGACTTCAATCTTCTGGCGTTGACCCACGGCGTTGACCCGCGCCTGCCGGTCACATGATGATTAAAGATGATTTTCCCCCCTTAACTTACCCTCCCACCCTTTTAACAAACCTAAAAAAAAATATCCCCCAGCTTTGTTCCCTCTCCTTTTCTTCTTCGACCATTTCATCAATTCGTGCAGGATACCTTACAAAAAATTGTTGCTTCCCTTAACTATTTCTTGCTATTAGAACAAGGTAAGAGAAAAAACCCAACGTTTTTGCATCAATTCGtccaatttgagtttttttggaAGTTAGGGTTCCTCTAAATTTTTTCGCAAAGAAAGTATAAAAATATTCAATTTTTAATCATCACATGACCCGCACGCGTGGGTCAACGCTGGAAAATTGGAGTCAACCGTCAAAAAATGGAAAAAAGGTTCCATCtcacaacaaaaaaaacaactttAGGACCAATCTCACAACAATTTGTTTTATAAGGTAATTTGTCACAATTTTTGGACtttaaaaagttttttttttgacaaataatCCATAAAACAATGATGCATGTAATATTAACCATTTCATAACTTACCAGTGTTGTAATAATGTGGCTGATACCATTAACCGTGGAAGGTTTAGTTCTTGGGTCATAAACCAGCATcgaattttttttccctttccttGTTTTCATGACAATCCAACACCCTTTGTAATAAACAGGTATGAATAACTGGAAAAAAATAATAGTCACAAATCATTTAGGCACTTAGAAATAAACAACTACGTATCATGGATAGTTTAGTATATGTTGGGATTCAATTGGTAAaaggtacacccggttgtaCGTAGCTCTACACGCAACCGGGTAGTTTTGGTTTTTAACCCATCAAAAAGCacaattttatagtttaaaGCACATTTTTACAGGTTAAAGTACATTTTTATAGCTTAAAAGCAGATACATTTCAAAGGAACACATTGTTAGTACAAAAGAACATTCGAGCGCGAAGAATTTGAGAGGATATGTAAACTAATGTTGGTTGCTCACCTTTTAAGTTTAGGGTTTTTCCCAATTGGAAGAAGATATTCAACATCATAATATTTGAAAAACATATGTGcattaaaattgtaaaaatgtgcttttaaacttaaaaatgtgcttttaaactgaaaatgtgcttttaaactgAAAAATGTGTATGTAGAGCTACGTACAACCGAGTGTACCTAATAATTTGTGGTTGGGATTAATTAATCACCTTTTCTACTTCCACAAAATCAAATCCCTTCTTCATGTCATCTATGAACTGCCTTTTTCGTTTGTTCATGATAACGTTAAATTGCTTCTTGTCCACACCAACACCCAACAATTCAGCCTGCAATGACATAATGAAATGAATTACGGAGTACGTACTTATCCTGCCTACGCAATGATGTGTCTAATGTTTGGTGGGAAAGAGTTAAGCGTATTACCATCATTTCGGGGAGGACAACGTAAGTCTTCAATCCAGAAATCTCAAGGATGTGTTTGTTCAAACATCTGCACCAAGCAGCCATAACCTAATCcaatatattaaatatgcatCATGCATGTATGTACGTTTATTAGATGaaactagacctgatcaaaaggtgTGTCGGGCCGGGTTCTGCCCTTAAAAATCTGCCCATTATGTCAGGTCGGGTCAAGCATCGGGACGATTATGTGTGCCCAAAACCTGCTAATTCGGGTCAAAATAGCGGGCTTTTCAGGCCAAGACAAATTTATAAGTAAAAGTATAATTTTACGTTGcccataatattcaaaattgccCGAAAACGGGCCTAATATTCTGCCCAAAACTCGCTAATTTCCGGGCCGGGCTCATGTTGATCAGCTCTAGATGAAACACACcaacttgcaaaaaaaaaaaaaacggtttttttcatgaaatgccacCAAGTTTTGTCATAATTCACAAACTACATAAAATACTCctaaaacaaaatttaataacatattattttaggggtattttatgtaaTATTGAAACCCGAGAGGTAGTTGATGAATTATGGCaaaaactcgagggcatttcataaaaaaaatccgaaaaattagTACCTCCATTGAAATCTCTCCCTTCTTCTTAAATGAATTGTAGAGCATATCTCGACTAAGTGAAACGGAATCACTTGTGAAAAGTACTTGATCTCCAAATATTTTCCTTCTAAGAATAATTTCAGAAATGTTCTTCTCCGTAGGATCAACCTTTGTTTTGTAATTCAATGTTTCCTTGTCAGAATCCGTTTCATCATCAGAACTCGTTTCATCAACACGATCTACGCCATCTCCTTTTGCCCTCCTCTTCTGGTTTTTACCAACATCTTCTTTTGATGACTGAGTCACATGCTCAGATGCCGTTTCAGTAGTGTGGGTTGACTCTGGGACCTCTTTGCTCCCTGGTGTTTGACCCtggcgtaaaaaaaaaaaaattaactctcTTTTTACCCAAATATAAATGTTATCATATAGTCTCGATGTCTACttttcaaattatcaaaaagAATTATATTTACTAATAGATACTTAGAGATATTAACGATCAAAGATGTGCGTTGGCAAACGTGaaagtcaaaatggtgcaaaacagaggaagtatatatcaatgtgaataataaatttGGGCCCAATTGCAACAAGGCTTACCGTTGTTTTCTTGGGACGTCTTAACTTAAAAGCCCTGCAGCGGAGGTCTGACTTCTTTGCATCATCAGATGGCAAAATTGGTTTATCAACCCTAGGCTGACCCAATTGAACCTTTGGCAATGCCCACGGAGGCGGTGCCAGTGGTGTTCCTATAGGGTATGGTTCAAATATATATGTTCTCTTAAGGATAGGCAACAACTTTGGGGTGATGGAATTGTATGTATTCATGCAAAATAGACATCCAAATGTTAGTAGTATGAAATGTCGGAGGAAAACTGTAGGGTCCTCTTCCAACAAACATTTGTTGTAAACGGTGACATAACCAATTGCGCTACCAATGACGTATTCATCGTAATATTTCTGCACCTCCTTGTCATTTTTTTTAAGATTATGGAACTTATACATCCCAAGTGGAACACCAGTTATCCAGGAAATCATATTCTCGTCAATGGTTATCTCATAGTCATCACGTATACGCAATACCTGCCTTTTGCAGTCCCACCTTTTCTCTAACCATGCCAAAAATAATCTATCCACCTTCTGGATTTTAAGATTCAGAATGGACCCAAAACCAGCCTTTTCCACCCACTCACGCCGTATAGGACACAACTCATTAACCAATTCGACGACAAGACCCGGATATGTCCTCGGTGAGGTGTGCTACAAGGCCAAATTTAAACATTACAGTTTGTGATGACATTCGACTAAACTTATTTCAAagacaaatttgtcaaaaactaccttataaaattacTTTGTGAAAAACTAACTTATAAAAAAATGTTGTgataaactaccttataaaaaaattatgttgtaagatactaccttttCCCGAGATTGACTTTACCATGTGCATCTTACGTATCATTTATTTACCCTATTTTCCGTTAGATACCACGTGCAATAC encodes:
- the LOC110783415 gene encoding uncharacterized protein isoform X1, which encodes MFLKASTTATNTHIGDHPSLHTNDDIPFNPEQDVIGDNLTLHTSDDIPGPPPRRKRGRPPLAEGQSKSKRKPGKPWVPGGSGRPPNSVRGGGTPRVKHTSPRTYPGLVVELVNELCPIRREWVEKAGFGSILNLKIQKVDRLFLAWLEKRWDCKRQVLRIRDDYEITIDENMISWITGVPLGMYKFHNLKKNDKEVQKYYDEYVIGSAIGYVTVYNKCLLEEDPTVFLRHFILLTFGCLFCMNTYNSITPKLLPILKRTYIFEPYPIGTPLAPPPWALPKVQLGQPRVDKPILPSDDAKKSDLRCRAFKLRRPKKTTGQTPGSKEVPESTHTTETASEHVTQSSKEDVGKNQKRRAKGDGVDRVDETSSDDETDSDKETLNYKTKVDPTEKNISEIILRRKIFGDQVLFTSDSVSLSRDMLYNSFKKKGEISMEVMAAWCRCLNKHILEISGLKTYVVLPEMMAELLGVGVDKKQFNVIMNKRKRQFIDDMKKGFDFVEVEKLFIPVYYKGCWIVMKTRKGKKNSMLVYDPRTKPSTVNGISHIITTLNVVLHEISELIGLEIPSWNIRQYEIHMYDGEAKQKHKEDGGLLCMVFLMSSIENVGEWLEIYQTNDKEIRKYMLGRLVANSYNKINAKEVLRTISNGRE
- the LOC110783415 gene encoding uncharacterized protein isoform X2; this encodes MFLKASTTATNTHIGDHPSLHTNDDIPFNPEQDVIGDNLTLHTSDDIPGPPPRRKRGRPPLAEGQSKSKRKPGKPWVPGGSGRPPNSVRGGGTPRVKHTSPRTYPGLVVELVNELCPIRREWVEKAGFGSILNLKIQKVDRLFLAWLEKRWDCKRQVLRIRDDYEITIDENMISWITGVPLGMYKFHNLKKNDKEVQKYYDEYVIGSAIGYVTVYNKCLLEEDPTVFLRHFILLTFGCLFCMNTYNSITPKLLPILKRTYIFEPYPIGTPLAPPPWALPKVQLGQPRVDKPILPSDDAKKSDLRCRAFKLRRPKKTTGQTPGSKEVPESTHTTETASEHVTQSSKEDVGKNQKRRAKGDGVDRVDETSSDDETDSDKETLNYKTKVDPTEKNISEIILRRKIFGDQVLFTSDSVSLSRDMLYNSFKKKGEISMEVMAAWCRCLNKHILEISGLKTYVVLPEMMAELLGVGVDKKQFNVIMNKRKRQFIDDMKKGFDFVEVEKLFIPVYYKGCWIVMKTRKGKKNSMLVYDPRTKPSTVNGISHIITTLNVVLHEISELIGLEIPSWNIRQYEIHMYDGEAKQKHKEDGGLLYLSDE
- the LOC110783415 gene encoding uncharacterized protein isoform X3, whose translation is MFLKASTTATNTHIGDHPSLHTNDDIPFNPEQDVIGDNLTLHTSDDIPGPPPRRKRGRPPLAEGQSKSKRKPGKPWVPGGSGRPPNSVRGGGTPRVKHTSPRTYPGLVVELVNELCPIRREWVEKAGFGSILNLKIQKVDRLFLAWLEKRWDCKRQVLRIRDDYEITIDENMISWITGVPLGMYKFHNLKKNDKEVQKYYDEYVIGSAIGYVTVYNKCLLEEDPTVFLRHFILLTFGCLFCMNTYNSITPKLLPILKRTYIFEPYPIGTPLAPPPWALPKVQLGQPRVDKPILPSDDAKKSDLRCRAFKLRRPKKTTGQTPGSKEVPESTHTTETASEHVTQSSKEDVGKNQKRRAKGDGVDRVDETSSDDETDSDKETLNYKTKVDPTEKNISEIILRRKIFGDQVLFTSDSVSLSRDMLYNSFKKKGEISMEVMAAWCRCLNKHILEISGLKTYVVLPEMMAELLGVGVDKKQFNVIMNKRKRQFIDDMKKGFDFVEVEKLFIPVYYKGCWIVMKTRKGKKNSMLVYDPRTKPSTVNGISHIITTLIYQTNDKEIRKYMLGRLVANSYNKINAKEVLRTISNGRE